A stretch of DNA from Pseudoliparis swirei isolate HS2019 ecotype Mariana Trench chromosome 5, NWPU_hadal_v1, whole genome shotgun sequence:
TACACATAGAATACCTGTACGAGTTTACAATACACAGGATTATGTAGTTATATCAATATCTAATTGCAATCTAATTTGGCAGCGTTTCAGATAATAGGTGTTCACTCACTTCATTGGTCAACGTAAACACACAAACTACCCTATTGATCTAGCCACCTGCATACGACGGTGTCTATTTCCTAAAGAACTTAAGATAAGTAAAGGTAGTGCTGGGCGATAAAACCGTCATGATATTTATCCCCCGACATATTTATTTCCTCATGAAATAAATACCTTTAAGTCAAGTATATGTTTTGTTCCCCAAGCATTGGCTGTGTCTGATATCTCCTAAAATAGTGTATATCGTCATAAATATAACTATCACGTAagtcttttcttttattattgtgattatttatttaaagacatATCGCCCAGCACTAACTGGAGGTAAACAATTAGCTTATCCTTATCAAATCTCTTCTTGAAGAGTGCAGTCCACCAAGACACTTTGTTTCTCGAGAGGTTTCATGCATGGAGCTGGTGTAGACAACAGGAAACAGTCAAGCATGTCGCCCCATCCTTGCAGATTCACAGTATTCAGAGATGATGTCAAAGGGTTAACTCGGGATTTACAGTGTAGGTCCAGTTTGACGTCGTCTGTGGTCTTCATCAGATTCAAACAGACCTCCGCTGACCTTGAGCGTTAGCCCGGTTTATTATTTCCTGGTACATCTTGGACCTGAGGAATCGTGGGTAAGAGTCTTTCTCCATGAGGCTGTAGACTTTAGCCTGGACTTCGTTGAGGCTGGTTGGGGACGGATCCTCCAGGCTCTGCTTAGTCTTTTCTCTGGTGCGGTAGTCAATGTTTACCTGGCGGGTTAAGGGGAACAAACATTTTCTTAATTAAAGGTTGAGGGTCCCTTACAGTAAGTCACACTTGGCATCGTCTGTTCTGCACACTCTACATCAGCTGACCATGATTGTTACTCAGTAGTTTTGGCTGCCTGACGAAACCTTAACCACGGCAGTGTCAGATGAGAAAACACTGATTTGGGAATATCAAATGACCTCGTGTGTACCCAAAGCACCTAAACCTACAGAGTTTTGGTCAAAATAGATTTCTGGGAAACCGTGTCACTCTGTTGGCGATTGTGAAATCAGTGAAAGGTTGAGGTCTTACTTCCTCTTTGTGAAAAGGAAACAGCAGTGTTTATAGTCTCAAGCTGAAATCAAAATCACTATATATTGatcaaaaaaatacttttagcAAGCATCATTAGGTAAAaggaaaaatacattaaaacagcacacacacacacacacacacacacacacacacacacacacacacacacacacacacacacctctctgggTGCCTGAATATCGATGAACTCCTGAAAGATCTTGTTTGCTTTGGACACAAGCTTGGTTGAGCTTTTGATTTTCTTGTACTCCTCGCAAGCCATCCAGAACTCGATATTCTCGTCACTGAACTCAGACTTGAGAAATGTCCGGAAGGCAGCCAGGCCATCTGGAAATCACACATGAATGAGACGGTAAGGGGAGGAGGTAAAAACAACAAACGGCACTTCAAAAACAGGATTAATAATGCAGCTTAGCACCCAAATCTGTACAGCCGGATGCtggatgtttttcttcttcttcatcatcatcatcatcatcatcatcatcatagagTAGAGTCACTTGATCATTTCACAATATCCTTCACCCTATGTTTTTCCAgtagatatacacacactcttgtTCCCTGAAGCGGGAAACGGCTCTCATGACTAGAACACAACAACATTAGAACAAAAT
This window harbors:
- the rgs8 gene encoding regulator of G-protein signaling 8 codes for the protein MKTRLGCLSNKSDSNSDFSEFLPPAHETTARCLKVSTDEVVRWSESFDHLLSHKYGLAAFRTFLKSEFSDENIEFWMACEEYKKIKSSTKLVSKANKIFQEFIDIQAPREVNIDYRTREKTKQSLEDPSPTSLNEVQAKVYSLMEKDSYPRFLRSKMYQEIINRANAQGQRRSV